aaataccaaaacagGTTCCCAAATAGGTTCCAAtcataacaaaatatatgcaCAAACCAAAACAAGTTCCAACCATAACagaaatcaaatatatataggtTCCAACCAAAACAAGTTTCAACCATAACATACATCAATAATCCCACAAACCAACAACCATGTCTGAACCATTAAAGTCTTCCACAACATTCAAGGATGAAAAAAAggatctttgacaaaatggCTCCTCTGTTGATCTTTCATCCTCCTCCTACGTTGTTGTACTCGAGATAGTTTGGCAGGTTCAGATGCTTGAGATGGTTGGGATTGAGAAGCATCAGCTGCTTGAGATGGTTGGGATTGAGAAGCATCAGCTACTTCAGAAGCCTGGGATTGAGAAGGCACTTGGGAACTCGCTTGCTTGTTTCCTTTGCCTTAATTGCATACTCTGTTGTCCGCTACTTTGGTCTCCACCATCTCTCCTTCTTAcctaaaacaaataataattagaaGTTTCCatgatatgaaattttgattggtGAAAACATAGTTGAAACCGTGGCACTTACTGCAAGTTTTTCTTGGCAACTTTCCTCTTCCTAGTAGGCTTTATGTTGGGATTTCTAGGTTCCTAATAAGCAAAGTCATCAAGTcagaaaccaaatcaaataCATTTAAATGTAAAGCAATAAGCCTATAATGACACATACCTTACAACTAATTCGATTATGCCCTTCTCCACTGCAATTGCCACACTTTAAAGGGATGCCATACCTAGGAAGCTTATATGGATTAGCAGGTTGTTTAGGTTCATCAACAGCTTGTTTTCTTGTCTTCTTAGGCCTACCAGGCTGCTTGTGGTATTTCAGAGGGAGTAATGCAGGTAAATTAATCTTCATCCACTGATCTTGGCTGGTCATAGGCATAATCATTGGTTCATAGGCTCTCAAATAAGCCTCTTTCTTGtacactgcatcacaaaagtCCTCTGGATTCCCATGAAACCAACTTATTGCAGCACAAGCATGCGAACATGGTATTCCATTCAAATCCCAAGCATGGCATGAACAATCGTGGGCATTCAAATCAACAACAAAGTTGCGGCCACTATGGTGCATTACTTCAAACTTATTATGTCCAGCAGCCTTAGGAATGCACCACTAagcttttcctttgtttttctctaATATCTTTCTAATTCTTGGCCCAACTTGTCCATGCCATTTCTCACAGAAAACCCTTATTCCAGCCATCAACAACATTATATACAACCGAATTCTTTCTAGCACAGTCAAAACACGCTTGTCTCTAGCATCCATTATGCTATGGTTGAATGCCTCACATAGGTTGTTCATAAGCATGTCACACTTGGAATCACTCTTGAAATATGCCCTACTCCATTGCGCAGGATCTTTCTCTACAAGCCAATCATGTGCAGGTTTAGACAACTCCAAcaactttctcatctctgCATGAAACCATGGCACTGTTGTGGCCCTAGCAATTGCTTCCATTTGATGTTTCAAAGCAAGACCTCTATGTTCCATATAGAAGTTTCCATATAGATGTTTCAAACAATGTCTATGCTCTGCATGAGGGAATAGAGCATCCACAGCATCTATTAACCATTTTTGTTTGTCAGTCATAAATACATAACCATGGCTATTTGTTATATTCAGATCACCACTCAATAATTCTAAAAACCACAGCCATGTTGAATTGCTCTCAATCTCTACATATGCATAGGCAAGTGGAAACATTCCGTTGTTTGCATCAACTCCCATTGCAGAAAGCACTTGCCTAGGGTGAGGCCCTTTGACATGACACCCATGCAAGCAAACCACATGCCTACAACCATCTAAAAACCCCTATTGCAGGGTGCAAGACAGATGTAAATTCTCTGAAACCTTGGCCTATCACCTTCCATTTCAGATTTAATGATAACTGTACTTCCCACATTTCTGGTTCTTAACTCATGACAATAATCCCACAATACTTCATATTGTTTACTGTAAGACCCCTCTACAATGTCAACTGCCAAGGCTCTTGCTCTGTACAAAGTTGCTCTAGATGGTCTATAACCATAGTCTTGGTGAACTTGCTCTGCAAAAGAAGAACCAGTCCAATTTGGATTGAGCCTTAACTTCCCTGAATATCTTTCAGCCAACCAGGCAGCAGTGGCATGTATATTTTTAGTCCCCTTACTACAAACATGTGTAGGATTAAAGGTTTTCACCTGCAGGTAAGTGCTACCACTAACACTTGAAGCATGGATAACAAAAAGACAGCCCTCTTCACATACTACTCTTATTTTGTTACGGTCATTATTCATAAATATCAACTCCCTTCCACAATTAATGGAGTATATCCTCACAGCTTTTCTAAACAACTCGGCAGTTGCAAACTTTAAACCTATTTTGAAACCTGGGTTTGCCATATCAATTTCAGGTCTGAAATCTTCACCTTTTGGCATCctattcttcttccttcttacTTCACCTACTGCATCATCTTCACTTGAAGAGCTATTTGGGCAGGTAAGTGTAGGTGACTCTTCTCCATTGTCTGACTCATCATTTTCCTCTGCATTAGGATCATTGTCAATGCAACTATGATCCATATAACCTTCAAACCACTTATCATCCTTCTTCAATAAGTCAATCTCTTCATCACTCTGTGCATAGTCACTGTCTTCAAAGTTTGGATCACTGCTATCATCATCCTCTGAACAAAAATATTCTTGATCACTGCTATCATTCCCCACTTGGCTTGAAGTCAGGCTCACTATTTTCAAGTACAAAACTATCACCCTGCTATTGCTTTTAGGTACCGTGCTCATACAAGCTAAAAGCGTACTATCTGATATTATTTGAATCAGTCTACCAGTTCCAAACTCTTCACCATAAAAACTCACATCATACCCATCGTCATATCCCAAATCTTTAGCCATTCCAAATAGCTCTAACATGGACATATAGTCAACCTCACAATTATCAAACCAACTGACTTCACCACCCAAATAAGACCATTCATTGTCCTTTCTATTTTTAACTAGTTTACCTCCATGGAAAAACTTAAATGTGACAACGTCATCAGCATCTTTATCTGTGTAAGAGGAAGATTCACTTAACAAATGGACAAAGGTaacaaagacaaaacaagGATCACACAAGGATAATACACATAAGGTGTATTGGGGCCAGCACAAAGTAAAAAAGtatatgaaaaaacaaaaaaaaactccagCAACACACCAGACTAGGAACATGCAAGGACCGCATAATGACCACACCAAGACCAACACAGAGTCAAAAAgtatactaaaaaaaaaaaaaaaccctaacagCAGTTCAATGCACATgccaaaatcaagaaaatcGAGTGAGAATGGGTCCACTTACATTGGGTTGACAACCTCCAAATTCTCTAAGCACCACCATCTTCGCACTTTCTAGCCTTAAAGTCTAATGCCAAACAATgatttcttctccaaattctcCCAAAACCTCATATTTTCACAAACCTTAAGCCCTCTTCTCCAATTTCCCATTCTCACTCAATTTTCCCCTTTCTTAGAACTGAGAAACCCTTATTCGAAGAGGTTAAAGGTTAAAACGAGGTGGGGCCCAACGCTCGTAATGGAACGGCTAAAAAACTGATGGAACAGGTAACATGAGACGGTTTTTAAAACGTTGGGAGTACTTTGAGACGTTTGCAAACACATATGATAAATCTGAGACAAGTTTGAAAGCACATGGGCCATGTACATAAATAAGCTTTTGTTGTATAAAGGGTACAAGCAAGCAAGGAGCttaattgaacaaaaaaatagaaaaaaacaCGGAGCTCCGTTAGTGAAAGTAACATGTATTGAGAGTAACTGGACAGAGTGCGCCTATTCGTCTCTCTATGGCAACCCATTGATCCCGTTTCCTTCAACACACCACCGCCATTTCGATCCCTTCGAGCGAACTTCGACCTCCAAACTCCAATGCACCACCGGCACCAAAGACCCGCTTCATAGGATCCGACCCTATTTAAATCCCTGCGGCAAACCAGGACCCCGATTTCTTGCTTGTGTCTCCAGACAAGGAAGTAAGTTCAGTTCATTCATCTTATTCATACACTTCCTACTGAAATTATTGATCTGGAACAGGAGGAGGGTGAAGAAGATAGATGTGAGCGGGACTGTTATTTATATTCctaattgaattggattttccAACATGCATAGGGAATGAAAAAGCTTAGTGTAATTAGGataattaattagaaatatgcattaattttaattcctaattgaattggatttccAACATGTTTTAGGGTTCAGGACGTTGAATTAAAATCCTGGGAGATATCTGTTTGACTACTTGTATTCCTATATAAGTAGGGGGCCGGATAAGCAGTTGAAGACATAAAGCATAACATCGTCCAGTCCCTACACTTAAACTTCAATATTTCACATACTTTGTTAAAGCGAATGAAGAGAATAAGCCACAGCTATTGCAACAATGAGaacaagaggaagaagaagaagccaaagTCGAACTCGATGATTGACTCCCTACCTGTGGAAATTCTTATCAACATCCTTTTGAGACTGCCGATAAATTCGGTTTGTTGCATCCGATGTGTATCTAAGGCCTTGTTAAAGACAATTGACGACCTCTCTTTCGCCACACTGCACATGCAGGGTCGTGTTCTTACTACTTCTTGTAATACTACCCCTGAAGTTTCTCGACTTGTTCTTCTTATTAACTCTCCCTTTATGCAGATGCACCCATTGAAATACAATGGCAAGGATTTGATAAAGAGCAAACACGCAATTGTTTCCGATTTTAGGTTAAGACAACGTTATTGTTATTATCctgcttttgttttctgcaACTTGTTTGGCTTTAAGGACATTTCTTTTCATGCAAAGTATGGAAGGTCATGCTGCTTGTTGAATCCTTTCAAGGGAGAATTTCTAGTGCTCCCAACAGCAAGTGACGTCCAAATTTTAGCCAATAGTTCCTTCGTCGATGACTGGTACGGCATCAGATTTGATAATATAACGAACACCTACAAGATCGTTTGTGTTTCTTGCCAAAAAGAGGACTTCAAAACCCACATGGCAACCCAAGTTCTTGTATTGGGGACAAGCTCATGGCGGGAGTTATCCTCAATTCCTCCTAGTTGTCTAACCTACAAGTCAACATATGCACATGGAGACATGCATTGGTTGGTTATTGAAGATGATAACATACTTTCTTTTGACTTCAAGAAAGAGGAGTTCTATTGGACTCCTTGTCCCGCTTCCTTAGCGGCATCTTTGGGACTTTCTCCACTTGCTTAATTTTAGAGGATCTTTGGCTCTAGTGGAATTTTCTTCCTCATAAGATAATATATGAAGATATGCggattgaaaaataattatgataACAAAAAAGAGTGGGTGCTAAATTACAAAATAGATACTCAACAATATAATCTTCCTCAAGGAAAACTTAGTGATTCTAAGTGCGGTGAATGGGAGCATGGCATTTTTTTCAACTAGAAGTACTGTGGCAATAATCGTATATTCTTTGTGGATCTAACGTGTATTTCCATGAGTATTTCCATGAGTAGTGTACCACACAGAGCTCTAAAGTATTCTACGACAATCTATAGTTTTACTGACAACATGATTTCTTTAAAGAATTATGGAGATTTAGTTGAACCAGAAGAACAAGAAGGTATTACCGAATACCCCATAACTGAAGAAACTTATGAGAAATTGACTAAAGCTGCAAAAGCAAGTAGGAGAGATTTGGTTTACTTGAAAACACAGAGGGATTCATTAGCCGAGGAGGAAAGTAAATGAGGAAACCATGTTAGTCTCGGCATATACACAATTTCTGTATTTTGGGgtctcttttcttttatatttagaaaataaatcaaataataatacgTATGTGTTTGAGCAGGCTTTGCAAAGTAATGTACTATTTAATCGCGAGTACTGAATATAATGATCAATTATTGTAACAATAGTACATAATATCTGtagctttgttttttttttttattttttttttttttatgcttgtGCTTTCATTTCTTCAAATTCCTAATGAACATATGGAAAGTAATATTTACTTAAAAAGCTCGATTTATATATAACTTTTGTGCCATGTAGGATTGCATTCATTTTTCAGATTTGCGGGATGAGATGCATGCAGAACTTTTGCATTGCACTTTAAAGGTAAGTTCTCATTCTAGAAAGGAGAAGGAAGCCTTAAAGCTTTTAGTCCTAATATACAGAGGTAGTATGCTGGAGAAAATGACATGCCTTTAACCAAATGCATACACATCTGGCCCATAGTTACTGAAGGGCATGGACACATCACTGCCTCAATGTTAGTGTCCTAACTGATGGCTCAACTCAAACCTTCAAGATACTGTCCTTGGGAATAACTAAGTCCAACATATAGTACGAATATACTTTCTATCCTCTGCcctaaaacaagaaattaggCAGTGCTACACTGCGTGCAGTATTGCGAGTTGCCCAGCAGCAGTAGGTTTTACTATTGCCGCTTGTTGCTGCATGTTTCAAGAAGGAAAAGGAGAAGGTAAGAAAATGCACACATAACTTGTAGTAGTCTATAGAAATGACCCATTTTGGTATTACCGCTAAGGGGCAACGGAAGATATTGTGGCCAACTTCCTTGCACTGACTGCAGAATTGATAGCCGACTTTGGTGCGGCCTCCAGTCTGAAAACTGAGACAAAGGGACAGGAAAAGTTAATGGAAAACAGAATTAGTAAAACTTTACTAGAGAAAGGAAGAGTAAAATTTTGTAAGCAAATGTGGTGACAGAGTTAGCAATCTATAATAGGAGGGGCCAGTTCATGGAGTTCTAAGCTCAACTCCTCAGACGATGTAATTGATGATTATAGTTATGCAAAGTATAgggaaacataataaaaacataaagaagTATCTGATCACCTGCTTGGGAGTATTTTCCCCAGATTCTCTATCCTTGTAACGAAATATATCTTCCACTGAGTTTACTCGTATTCCTGTTCCCAAATTCACATAATTCTGCAACACCGCATCAAATAAAGTTGTTAGTTTGAAGCAATTATGAGGATAAAGTCCCATGACAAGTAAATGCAGTGACCAAGTTAGCAATCTATAATAGGAGGGCCACCAGTTCGTGGAGTTCTAAGCTCAATCATTGACTCCTCCATATGCAAATTATAGAGAAACactataaaaacaaaaagaagtaTCTGATCACCTGCTTGGGATTATTTTCCCTAGATTTGCTATTCTTGTAACAAAACATATCTTCCACTGAGTTTACTCGTATTCCCGTTCCCAAATTCACATAAT
The Prunus dulcis chromosome 2, ALMONDv2, whole genome shotgun sequence DNA segment above includes these coding regions:
- the LOC117618272 gene encoding uncharacterized protein LOC117618272, producing the protein MHHSGRNFVVDLNAHDCSCHAWDLNGIPCSHACAAISWFHGNPEDFCDAVYKKEAYLRAYEPMIMPMTSQDQWMKINLPALLPLKYHKQPGRPKKTRKQAVDEPKQPANPYKLPRYGIPLKCGNCSGEGHNRISCKEPRNPNIKPTRKRKVAKKNLQ
- the LOC117619086 gene encoding uncharacterized protein LOC117619086 isoform X1 yields the protein MVDRHSGCPIPDGQDLKSEIQKDGSKTLYYVNLGTGIRVNSVEDMFCYKNSKSRENNPKQNYVNLGTGIRVNSVEDIFRYKDRESGENTPKQTGGRTKVGYQFCSQCKEVGHNIFRCPLAINNFSRKCMNKMNELNLLPCLETQARNRGPGLPQGFK
- the LOC117619086 gene encoding uncharacterized protein LOC117619086 isoform X4, coding for MVDRHSGCPIPDGQDLKSEIQKDGSKTLYYVNLGTGIRVNSVEDMFCYKNSKSRENNPKQNYVNLGTGIRVNSVEDIFRYKDRESGENTPKQFSDWRPHQSRLSILQSVQGSWPQYLPLPLSDQ
- the LOC117619086 gene encoding uncharacterized protein LOC117619086 isoform X2, giving the protein MVDRHSGCPIPDGQDLKSEIQKDGSKTLYYVNLGTGIRVNSVEDMFCYKNSKSRENNPKQNYVNLGTGIRVNSVEDIFRYKDRESGENTPKQFSDWRPHQSRLSILQSVQGSWPQYLPLPLSATSGNSKTYCCWATRNTARSVALPNFLF
- the LOC117619086 gene encoding uncharacterized protein LOC117619086 isoform X3, encoding MVDRHSGCPIPDGQDLKSEIQKDGSKTLYYVNLGTGIRVNSVEDMFCYKNSKSRENNPKQNYVNLGTGIRVNSVEDIFRYKDRESGENTPKQTGGRTKVGYQFCSQCKEVGHNIFRCPLAQQAAIVKPTAAGQLAILHAV